One Porphyromonas pogonae genomic region harbors:
- a CDS encoding TIGR04133 family radical SAM/SPASM protein has product MPTAPLGFRKRLALEAHRLQHKQRVREHELRTLFWECTLRCNVSCRHCGSDCRQSSGVDELSGEQFLSIVDCITPHVDTHKVLIIFTGGEALVRPDIEDIGLQLYRREYPWGIVTNGMLLDENRLETLLQAGMHTLTISLDGFEKEHNYLRRHPLSFARVMGAIDALAHIPHELKWDIVTCVNPTNIDYLPQFRDFLIEKGVPAWRLFSIFPVGRAAGDMGLQLSDQQYVRLMEFIADTQAGGKITASYGCEGYLGEYETKVRENFYTCHAGVSVASVLCDGTISACPSIRSNYYQGNALQDDFMTVWNERFAPYRDRSWARKGRCADCASWRYCEGNGMHLHDDDGNLLVCHLEHIRNGLKPER; this is encoded by the coding sequence ATGCCCACTGCTCCACTCGGTTTTAGGAAAAGACTGGCCCTCGAGGCCCACCGCCTCCAGCACAAGCAGCGTGTGCGTGAGCATGAGTTGCGCACGCTTTTCTGGGAGTGCACTCTTCGTTGCAATGTATCATGCAGGCATTGTGGTAGCGATTGCCGTCAGTCATCCGGGGTAGACGAACTTAGCGGAGAGCAGTTCCTCAGCATCGTAGACTGTATTACACCACATGTCGATACGCACAAAGTCCTCATTATATTCACCGGTGGTGAAGCTCTTGTGCGCCCTGATATTGAGGATATAGGGTTACAGCTCTATCGGAGAGAGTACCCGTGGGGCATAGTGACTAATGGTATGTTGCTTGACGAAAACAGATTGGAAACTCTACTTCAAGCAGGCATGCACACCCTCACAATCAGTTTGGACGGATTCGAAAAGGAGCACAACTATTTGCGCCGTCATCCGCTGAGTTTCGCTCGTGTTATGGGGGCTATAGATGCTTTGGCACACATACCTCACGAACTCAAATGGGATATAGTTACTTGTGTCAATCCTACAAATATCGATTACCTCCCCCAATTCAGAGATTTTCTTATCGAGAAGGGCGTTCCCGCTTGGAGGCTTTTTAGCATTTTCCCTGTGGGCAGGGCTGCCGGGGACATGGGGTTACAGCTCTCGGATCAGCAATATGTGCGTCTCATGGAGTTCATAGCGGATACACAGGCAGGTGGCAAGATCACAGCATCCTACGGGTGCGAAGGTTATTTGGGCGAATACGAAACCAAAGTGCGGGAAAACTTCTATACCTGCCATGCAGGCGTGTCTGTAGCTTCTGTGCTGTGTGACGGTACTATCAGCGCCTGCCCCAGCATCCGTAGCAACTACTATCAGGGCAACGCCTTGCAAGATGACTTCATGACAGTGTGGAATGAGCGTTTTGCACCCTATCGTGACCGCTCATGGGCGAGGAAAGGGAGGTGTGCCGACTGTGCATCGTGGCGATACTGTGAAGGTAATGGTATGCACCTGCATGACGATGACGGAAACCTCCTCGTGTGCCACCTCGAGCACATCCGCAATGGATTGAAACCTGAGCGATAA
- a CDS encoding radical SAM-associated putative lipoprotein has protein sequence MKKIYIRVGNLVALCSGYLLSLLGFVSCSENPFKPNMEYGTPYATFKTKVRVMDETGKAIEGIEVKIKEFSTEHTAVSTEIYNAQGVTDVNGDCNIIYKSFPPRHLNSRAVATDIDGDKNGTFLPDSTTLQYVKNEKVKSKSWFMGEYYNKPVTIRLKKKS, from the coding sequence ATGAAAAAAATCTACATTCGGGTAGGCAACCTTGTAGCTCTATGCTCGGGTTATCTGCTTAGTCTGCTCGGATTTGTAAGCTGTAGCGAAAATCCTTTCAAGCCAAACATGGAATACGGTACTCCCTATGCAACCTTCAAAACCAAAGTCCGGGTGATGGATGAGACCGGCAAGGCTATTGAGGGTATAGAAGTCAAGATAAAGGAGTTTTCTACCGAGCATACTGCTGTATCTACTGAAATTTACAACGCCCAAGGGGTTACCGATGTAAATGGAGACTGCAATATCATTTATAAAAGCTTTCCGCCTCGTCACTTGAATTCCCGAGCGGTAGCCACTGATATTGACGGAGACAAAAATGGAACCTTTTTGCCTGATAGTACTACCTTGCAGTACGTAAAAAATGAAAAAGTGAAGTCTAAATCATGGTTTATGGGAGAGTATTATAACAAACCCGTAACCATACGACTCAAAAAGAAATCCTGA